From Candidatus Zixiibacteriota bacterium, a single genomic window includes:
- a CDS encoding DUF2169 domain-containing protein — protein MQLINATRMAAGFTLGRDSSGRESVVVVAKGTFTLPSDGDRSRLLPIQEPLVTADVFSGEPGFSAPIYESDFAPLKLRCDVLLNGSAHAPGGKPAQRVDVALRVATITKSFEVVGPRTWRQGLVGFAASEAEFLTVLPISYDNAFGGVDQSDPDKPRFYPSNHAGVGYHHNTSLDSVVGQPLPNTQEPENPVTNPRGVYRPMAFGAIGRSWDPRPQYAGTYDQRWIDDVFPFLPKDFRNEYFQCAPPDQQCDYLRGGEAVALVNLTPLGRCSFQLPTVVLPVEFTDIDSNRTRVDAVCDTLIIEPDQSRFMMVWRASLSLKRDIMAMRQAIVGTPPPGWKRARDTGKVYYPSLAALGE, from the coding sequence ATGCAACTGATCAATGCCACGCGCATGGCCGCCGGGTTCACGCTCGGACGCGACAGTTCCGGACGGGAGTCGGTCGTTGTCGTTGCCAAGGGGACATTCACGCTTCCATCCGACGGCGACAGGTCTCGTCTCCTCCCGATTCAGGAGCCGTTGGTCACGGCGGATGTCTTCTCCGGCGAGCCGGGGTTTTCCGCACCGATTTACGAGAGCGATTTTGCACCGCTCAAGTTGCGCTGCGATGTTCTGCTCAACGGCAGCGCCCACGCGCCCGGCGGCAAGCCGGCCCAGCGTGTCGATGTCGCATTGCGTGTCGCCACGATCACCAAGTCGTTTGAAGTCGTCGGCCCGCGCACCTGGCGGCAGGGGCTGGTGGGGTTTGCCGCATCGGAGGCGGAGTTTTTGACGGTCCTGCCGATTTCCTACGACAACGCGTTCGGCGGCGTCGACCAGAGCGATCCCGACAAGCCGCGATTTTATCCGTCCAATCACGCTGGCGTCGGTTACCACCACAATACATCGCTCGATTCTGTTGTCGGCCAGCCATTGCCGAACACCCAGGAGCCGGAGAACCCGGTCACCAATCCGCGCGGCGTCTATCGACCCATGGCATTCGGCGCGATCGGACGCAGTTGGGATCCGCGCCCGCAATATGCGGGGACCTACGATCAGCGCTGGATCGACGATGTATTCCCGTTTCTGCCGAAGGATTTCCGCAACGAGTACTTTCAGTGCGCCCCTCCCGATCAGCAATGCGACTACCTGCGCGGCGGTGAGGCGGTCGCGCTGGTCAATCTGACGCCGCTCGGCCGCTGTTCATTCCAGTTGCCGACTGTCGTTTTACCGGTCGAATTCACCGATATCGACTCCAACCGCACGCGCGTCGATGCCGTCTGCGACACGCTGATCATCGAGCCCGATCAGTCCCGTTTCATGATGGTCTGGCGCGCGTCGCTGTCGCTGAAACGCGACATCATGGCCATGCGGCAGGCGATCGTCGGTACGCCGCCGCCCGGCTGGAAGCGGGCGCGCGATACCGGGAAAGTCTACTACCCCTCATTGGCGGCGCTCGGAGAGTAA
- a CDS encoding PAAR-like domain-containing protein: protein MSNKVFANTREISCKAAAGKSICSFPDVCLSPPSPPAGPVPIPYPNTAFASDATSGSKNVKISGKEIMLKNKSYFKKSTGDEAATKSLGMGVVTHQIQGKVYFVSWSMDVKVEGQNACRHLDMTTHNHMSPTPNTGPWPYADTQAIANISECDGDAGEAKTKCAGQKGPPKCTEACRKAQKCVLVKKSDDKKACCEHETTGHHLVEVHCFSPTGERGGSLEDLESYNQNAAPCVCASQSRADGSHGVLHAVQGQLEGAHNSKPGEPNCEWEDAGGKIKGKKKRANAVSKWTYSEARDAGAKAHKIAFPHCNEDCIKKQLDAYHKDECGLDDDTPLRSDPGAPNRSAGTLSKKQQQQVDDAVDAIRGVGNSSSSV, encoded by the coding sequence ATGTCGAACAAGGTATTCGCCAACACTCGCGAAATTTCCTGCAAAGCGGCGGCGGGCAAGTCGATCTGCAGCTTCCCCGATGTCTGCCTCAGCCCGCCCTCGCCCCCGGCGGGACCGGTTCCGATTCCGTATCCCAATACGGCATTCGCCAGTGATGCGACCAGCGGCTCCAAAAACGTGAAGATCTCCGGCAAGGAGATCATGCTCAAGAACAAGTCGTACTTCAAGAAAAGCACCGGCGATGAGGCGGCGACCAAGTCATTGGGTATGGGAGTGGTCACGCATCAGATTCAGGGCAAAGTCTACTTCGTCAGTTGGTCGATGGACGTCAAAGTCGAGGGACAGAATGCCTGCCGCCACCTCGACATGACCACGCACAACCACATGTCGCCGACGCCGAACACCGGCCCGTGGCCGTACGCCGACACGCAGGCGATCGCCAACATCAGCGAGTGCGATGGCGATGCCGGCGAAGCCAAGACAAAGTGCGCCGGTCAGAAGGGACCACCGAAGTGCACGGAGGCGTGTCGAAAGGCACAAAAATGTGTTCTCGTAAAGAAGTCGGACGATAAGAAGGCCTGTTGCGAGCATGAAACGACCGGACACCACTTGGTCGAGGTCCATTGCTTCTCGCCGACCGGCGAGCGCGGCGGTTCGCTCGAAGATTTGGAGTCATACAACCAGAACGCCGCGCCGTGTGTGTGTGCGTCACAGTCGCGTGCCGACGGATCGCATGGAGTCCTGCACGCCGTGCAGGGTCAACTGGAAGGCGCGCACAACAGCAAACCGGGTGAGCCGAACTGCGAGTGGGAAGATGCCGGCGGAAAGATCAAAGGAAAGAAGAAGCGCGCCAACGCGGTCTCCAAGTGGACATACTCCGAGGCCCGTGACGCTGGCGCCAAGGCGCACAAAATCGCCTTTCCTCACTGCAACGAGGACTGCATCAAGAAGCAGTTGGATGCCTATCACAAAGACGAGTGCGGCCTCGACGATGACACGCCCTTGCGGAGCGATCCCGGCGCACCGAATCGTTCTGCCGGAACACTGAGCAAGAAACAGCAACAGCAGGTTGACGATGCGGTCGATGCCATCCGCGGCGTTGGAAACTCGTCCTCCAGCGTATGA
- a CDS encoding TIGR02270 family protein: MNAGVVAPVISQHAEEASFLWLLRSAAVNAPHYTLRDLAELDTRVEAHLDGLRIAGAAGWDICRNELAWEEPGEVFVAGCLAFANGDMTRMRAVLDVVQQSGQCIPGVISALGWLDYDDVSERVKQLLSARTPDLRRIGIAAMAIHRRDVGADLASAIDDDESSLRAAALRAAGQLGRADCLSALVSHLEDPDAMCRFWAAWSAVRMGEPNGLHVLRELAESGFVRRQRALDVALRAMPLPQALRWQSALASNPELARQAVIAAGVIGDPSLVPWLLERMASPELARVAGEAFTLITGVDLALADLDGDSPDGFEPAPTDDIADESVDIDPDIDLPWPDPEALRGWWNEHQGDFRSGERCLLGKPPEPAALKEILRLGFQRQRAAAAMQLALSAPKALLYEIRSPGFRQRADWGV, translated from the coding sequence ATGAACGCAGGTGTCGTCGCACCCGTCATCAGTCAGCACGCCGAGGAAGCGTCGTTCTTGTGGCTGCTGCGCAGCGCGGCCGTGAACGCCCCTCATTACACATTGCGCGATTTGGCGGAGCTGGATACTCGCGTCGAAGCGCATCTCGACGGCCTGCGCATCGCGGGCGCGGCCGGATGGGACATCTGTCGGAACGAGCTGGCCTGGGAGGAGCCGGGCGAAGTCTTCGTCGCCGGCTGCCTCGCATTCGCCAACGGCGACATGACTCGCATGCGCGCAGTCCTCGATGTCGTTCAACAATCCGGACAGTGTATCCCAGGGGTGATCTCCGCGCTGGGATGGCTCGATTACGACGACGTGTCCGAGCGCGTCAAGCAACTCCTGTCGGCTCGCACGCCTGACCTTCGCCGCATCGGTATAGCGGCGATGGCGATCCATCGACGTGACGTCGGTGCCGATCTCGCATCGGCCATCGACGATGACGAGAGCTCACTTCGAGCGGCGGCACTTCGCGCCGCCGGTCAGTTGGGTCGGGCCGATTGCCTCTCTGCGCTGGTCTCACATCTGGAAGATCCCGATGCCATGTGCCGCTTCTGGGCCGCCTGGTCGGCGGTACGCATGGGAGAACCCAATGGGTTGCATGTGCTGCGTGAACTGGCAGAGTCGGGTTTTGTGCGTCGTCAGCGAGCGCTCGACGTTGCCCTGCGCGCGATGCCTCTGCCCCAGGCGTTGCGATGGCAGAGTGCGCTTGCTTCAAATCCGGAGCTGGCACGACAAGCCGTCATCGCCGCCGGAGTGATCGGCGACCCATCGCTGGTTCCATGGCTGCTCGAGCGAATGGCGAGTCCCGAGCTGGCTCGCGTGGCGGGCGAGGCATTCACGCTCATTACCGGCGTCGATCTCGCGCTCGCCGACCTGGATGGTGACTCCCCGGATGGATTCGAACCTGCTCCGACCGATGATATTGCCGATGAATCGGTCGACATCGATCCGGACATTGACCTCCCTTGGCCTGACCCGGAAGCGCTGCGCGGCTGGTGGAATGAGCATCAGGGTGATTTTCGAAGCGGCGAGCGCTGCTTGCTGGGAAAACCGCCTGAGCCGGCCGCACTGAAAGAGATTCTGCGGCTGGGGTTTCAACGTCAGCGCGCCGCCGCCGCCATGCAGCTTGCGTTGAGCGCTCCGAAGGCACTGCTGTACGAAATCCGGTCGCCCGGATTCCGGCAGCGCGCCGATTGGGGTGTCTAA
- a CDS encoding alpha/beta hydrolase, whose translation MTHSRSINSICAVALLLTGPGCTRGDTPQMAETKTASTSRPVESGHAPVNGIRMYYEVHGGGDDVPLLLLHGGGSTIEVTFGRILPFFASRGRVIAVEEQGHGRTSDRVGPVSFERTADDVAALLRHLEVARADLLGFSNGASIALQVAIRHAPAVRKLIFASSITKRDGADPQFWEFIARAEFSNMPQPLKDSFLQVNPDPDQLKTMHEKDAARMRSFQDVPDSLVRSVRAPTLILLGDQDIVRLEHAVDLTRMIPGARLMVLPGGHGDYLGELLSMSGDAYYPALTAELINEFLDAP comes from the coding sequence ATGACCCACAGCAGAAGCATCAACAGCATCTGTGCGGTCGCCCTGCTGCTGACCGGCCCTGGCTGCACGCGCGGAGACACTCCCCAAATGGCTGAAACCAAGACTGCTTCGACATCGCGCCCAGTCGAATCAGGTCACGCTCCGGTCAACGGCATCCGCATGTATTATGAGGTACACGGCGGCGGAGATGATGTCCCTCTCCTCCTGCTCCACGGGGGCGGGTCGACCATCGAAGTGACCTTTGGCCGGATCCTCCCTTTTTTCGCCTCACGCGGACGAGTCATCGCAGTCGAGGAGCAGGGGCATGGTCGCACCTCTGATCGCGTTGGACCGGTGAGCTTTGAGCGCACTGCGGACGATGTCGCGGCCCTGCTTCGCCACCTGGAGGTCGCACGGGCCGATCTTCTGGGTTTCAGCAACGGTGCCAGTATTGCGCTCCAGGTTGCCATACGGCACGCGCCGGCCGTGCGAAAACTGATCTTTGCGTCGTCCATCACGAAGCGGGATGGCGCAGATCCGCAGTTCTGGGAGTTCATCGCGCGGGCCGAGTTCTCTAATATGCCGCAGCCGCTTAAAGACTCATTTCTGCAGGTAAACCCGGACCCTGATCAGCTCAAAACCATGCATGAGAAGGATGCCGCGAGGATGCGCAGTTTTCAGGACGTGCCCGACAGTCTGGTGCGCTCCGTTCGGGCGCCGACGTTGATCCTCCTCGGCGATCAGGACATTGTGCGACTCGAGCATGCGGTTGACCTGACACGCATGATTCCGGGTGCACGGCTCATGGTTTTGCCGGGCGGACATGGAGATTATCTGGGAGAGTTATTGTCGATGTCCGGGGACGCATATTATCCCGCGTTGACGGCTGAGCTGATCAACGAGTTCCTCGATGCGCCGTGA
- a CDS encoding GIY-YIG nuclease family protein yields MVTVYVLRGDSGRRYVGITNNLPRRLNEHRSAGTSVSRMLGDFRLIFTEEYTDHAQARIREKFLKSGQGRKWLDEWENQARPASGG; encoded by the coding sequence GTGGTTACAGTGTACGTTCTGCGCGGTGATTCCGGACGCCGGTACGTTGGCATCACTAACAACCTGCCGCGGCGTCTGAATGAGCATCGATCGGCCGGCACGTCGGTGAGCCGAATGCTTGGAGATTTCCGTCTGATCTTTACAGAGGAGTACACCGATCACGCACAGGCACGGATTCGTGAGAAATTCCTGAAGTCCGGTCAGGGCCGTAAGTGGCTGGACGAATGGGAGAATCAGGCGCGGCCCGCCAGCGGCGGGTAA